The Spiribacter roseus genome includes the window TTGGCGGCGGCCCGTGATGGTATCCTCGAGGCCGTGGCGCCGGCCGTTGAGCCGCCCGGAGCGAATCATGGCGTCGGATGAGGCCCTTCACCGACGCCGCGTGCAGATCGTCAACCGCCTGGGGCTGCATGCCCGGGCGGCGGCCCGCTTCGCCGCCCTGGCCGGCGGGTATGCCGCCGAGATCCAGGTCAGCCACCAGACCCACACCGCCAACGCCAAGAGCATCATGGGCCTGATGATGCTGGCCGCCGGCCAGGGCAGCGACATTGAACTCCGCGCCCGTGGCGACGATGCGCAGGCGGCACTGGAGGCCATCGCCGCGCTGATCGCCGACGGCTTCGGCGAGGCCGACTGAGCCCGGACAGGAACATTCCATGGTCGAAGAGCGCGAGCAGAAACAGGGCCGGATCGCCGAGACGGTCACCGACCTCCTGCAGGACGGCACGGTGCCCGAGGCCCAGCGCATGCTCAACGCGCTTCATCCCTCGGAGATCGCCAATCTCCTGGAATCCTTCCCCACCGCGCAGCGCAAAGTCCTCTGGGAGCTGGTGGATGAGGAAATCGGCGGCGAAGTGCTGCTTCAGGTCAACGATGAGGTGCGCGGCGGGCTGATCCGCGAAATGGACGATCGTGAGCTCCTGGCCGCCACCTCCGGCATGGACATGGACGATCTGGCCGATTTCATGCAGGACCTGCCGAGAACGCTCACCGGCGAGATCCTGCGCTCGATGGACAACCAGAACCGTCAGCGCCTCGAGGCCGTCCTGGCCTACCCCGAGGACAGCGCCGGCGGTCTGATGAACACCGATACGGTGACCGTGCGCCCGGACGTCAGCCTCGACGTGGTTTTCCGTTACCTGCGCATGCGCGGCGAGATGCCCGAGCTGACCGATCATCTGTTCGTCGTCAGCCGCTATGACCATTTCCTGGGGATCCTGCGCGTCAGCGATCTGCTGACCCGCGACCCCGCCGGCCGGGTCGAGGACCTGCTGGACACCGAGGCCGTCGTCATCCCGGCCGAAATGTCGGATCGCGAAGTGGCACGCATGTTCGAGGACCGCGACCTGATCTCGGCGCCGGTACTCGACGGCCGTGGCCGTCTCATCGGGCGCATCACAATCGACGACGTGGTCGACGTGATCCGCGACGAGGCCGAGCAGTCCATCCTGAGCATGGCGGGTCTGGGCGAAGAAGAAGACCTGTTTGCACCGGTCTGGTCCAGCACTCGACGGCGGGCCGGTTGGCTGGGACTGAACCTGGTGACGGCGCTGCTGGCCGCTTATGTGATCGGTCTGTTCGAGGGCACCATCCAGGAAGTGGTGGCGCTGGCCGTGCTGATGCCAGTGGTCGCCAGCATGGGTGGCATCGCCGGTACACAGACCCTGGCGCTGGTCATCCGCGCCCTCGCGCTGGGCCAGATCGCACCGCGTAACAGTCGCGCGCTATTGCTCAAGGAACTGGGGATCGGGCTGCTCAACGGCCTGCTCTGGGCGGCGGTTCTGGCGGGTGTTGCGCTGCTGTGGTTCGGCCGGCCGACCATCGGCATCATCATCGCCGCGGCCATGACCATCAACCTGGGCACGGCGGCCGCTTCCGGCGTGCTGGTGCCCCTGGTGCTCAAGCGGTTTGGCATCGACCCGGCCCTTGCCGGCGGCGTCATTCTGACCACTGTCACCGACATCGTCGGTTTTACCGCCTTTCTGGGGCTGGCGACGCTGTTTCTGCTCTAGGGAAAGTGGTGGCTACGGGTGGATTCGAACCACCGACCCCATCATTATGAGTGATGTGCTCTAACCAGCTGAGCTACGTAGCCTGATCGGAAGACCGCAGAGTATCCGGTGATCGGGGGGTGGCTGTCAAACCCCCGCCATGCCTCAGACGTTGAAGCGGAAGTGGCAGACATCACCGTCCCGCATGATGTACTCCTTGCCCTCGAGACGCATCCGCCCGGCTTCCTTCGCCGCCTGCTCGCCGCCCGCACTCAGGTACTCGTCGACGGCGATCACCTCGGCGCGGATGAAGCCACGCTGGATGTCGCTGTGGATGCGACTGGCGGCCTCGGGGGCAGTGGCCCCCTCCGTTACCGTCCAGGCCCGCACTTCCTTGGGGCCAGCGGTGAAGAACGTCTGTAGCGACAGCAGCGCGTAGCCCGCGCGGATGACGCGGTTGAGGCCCGGCTCATCAAGATCATAGGCGGCCAGCAGCTCGTTGCGCTCGTCCTCGTCAAGCTGCGAGAGCTCGGCCTCGATCGCCGCGCACACCGGCACCACGCGGGCATTCTCCCGGGCCGCCAGCTGCTCGAGCTGGGCCAGCGCGGCATTGCCGCTCAGACCCTCTTCATTGACATTGGCGACGTAGAGCACCGGCTTGGCGGTCAGCAGGTGCAGCTCACCGAGCACCTCCCGGCCACTGTCATCCAGCGCCTGCGCGCGGATCGGCTCGCCGGCATCAAGGCCTTCCGCCATGGATCGCAGGGCGTCACGCATCGCGATCGCGGTCTTGTCGTTGGACTTGGCGCGGCGGCCGTAGCGGTCAATGGCCTTATCCACGGTTTCCATGTCCGCGAGCAACAGTTCGGTGTTGATGGTCTCGATATCGGCGACCGGATCCACCCGACCCTCGACATGATGAACATCGTCGCTTTCAAAACAGCGCACCACATGGGCGATCGCATCCGTCTCGCGGATGTTGGCGAGGAACTGATTGCCAAGCCCCTCCCCGCGCGACGCACCCGCCACCAGACCGGCGATATCGACGAACTCCATGGTGGTGGGGACGACGCTTTTCGGCTTCACCAGCGCAGCCAGCCGATCCAGGCGCGGATCCGGCACCGGCACAATGCCGACGTTCGGGTCGATGGTGCAGAACGGATAGTTCTCCGCCGGGATCCCGTTTTTGGTCAGGGCGTTGAACAGGGTCGACTTGCCGACATTCGGCAGACCCACGATGCCGCACTTAAAGCCCATGGATTGCTCTACTCCCGCGTGTGTAACTGCTGTTGCGCCCGGTCCCAGTCACCGGCGGCCAGCGCCGGTGACTGGGCCGCGGCGGCATCAATGGCTGAGTCAATGGCCGTACGCTCGGACCGACCCGGCGCGTGGAGCACGTAAGCGATGACCTGATCGCTGCTGCCCGGATGTCCCACCCCAATGCGCAGTCGGGCGAAGTCGCGGCTGCCCAGCGCCGGGATGATGTCGCGCAGGCCATTGTGGCCGCCATGCCCCCCGCCGCGCTTGAGCCGCACCACACCCGCGGGCAGATCGATCTCATCGTGGGCGACGAGGATGGCTTCCGGGGGGATGCGATGAAACCGCGCCAGCGCCGCCACCGCCCGGCCGCTGTGATTCATGTAGGTATCGGGGCAGAGCAGGTGCAGATCCAGGCCCGCGTCGCGATAACGGCCGATGGCACCGTGGAATTTGCGCTCGGCGCGCAGATCCACGCCGAGTCGCTCCGCGACCCGCTCCACAAACCAGAACCCGGCATTATGCCGGGTCCCCGCGTACTTGGGCCCGGGGTTGCCGAGCCCGACGATCAG containing:
- a CDS encoding HPr family phosphocarrier protein; protein product: MASDEALHRRRVQIVNRLGLHARAAARFAALAGGYAAEIQVSHQTHTANAKSIMGLMMLAAGQGSDIELRARGDDAQAALEAIAALIADGFGEAD
- the mgtE gene encoding magnesium transporter, which translates into the protein MVEEREQKQGRIAETVTDLLQDGTVPEAQRMLNALHPSEIANLLESFPTAQRKVLWELVDEEIGGEVLLQVNDEVRGGLIREMDDRELLAATSGMDMDDLADFMQDLPRTLTGEILRSMDNQNRQRLEAVLAYPEDSAGGLMNTDTVTVRPDVSLDVVFRYLRMRGEMPELTDHLFVVSRYDHFLGILRVSDLLTRDPAGRVEDLLDTEAVVIPAEMSDREVARMFEDRDLISAPVLDGRGRLIGRITIDDVVDVIRDEAEQSILSMAGLGEEEDLFAPVWSSTRRRAGWLGLNLVTALLAAYVIGLFEGTIQEVVALAVLMPVVASMGGIAGTQTLALVIRALALGQIAPRNSRALLLKELGIGLLNGLLWAAVLAGVALLWFGRPTIGIIIAAAMTINLGTAAASGVLVPLVLKRFGIDPALAGGVILTTVTDIVGFTAFLGLATLFLL
- the ychF gene encoding redox-regulated ATPase YchF; this translates as MGFKCGIVGLPNVGKSTLFNALTKNGIPAENYPFCTIDPNVGIVPVPDPRLDRLAALVKPKSVVPTTMEFVDIAGLVAGASRGEGLGNQFLANIRETDAIAHVVRCFESDDVHHVEGRVDPVADIETINTELLLADMETVDKAIDRYGRRAKSNDKTAIAMRDALRSMAEGLDAGEPIRAQALDDSGREVLGELHLLTAKPVLYVANVNEEGLSGNAALAQLEQLAARENARVVPVCAAIEAELSQLDEDERNELLAAYDLDEPGLNRVIRAGYALLSLQTFFTAGPKEVRAWTVTEGATAPEAASRIHSDIQRGFIRAEVIAVDEYLSAGGEQAAKEAGRMRLEGKEYIMRDGDVCHFRFNV
- the pth gene encoding aminoacyl-tRNA hydrolase, whose protein sequence is MLVRLIVGLGNPGPKYAGTRHNAGFWFVERVAERLGVDLRAERKFHGAIGRYRDAGLDLHLLCPDTYMNHSGRAVAALARFHRIPPEAILVAHDEIDLPAGVVRLKRGGGHGGHNGLRDIIPALGSRDFARLRIGVGHPGSSDQVIAYVLHAPGRSERTAIDSAIDAAAAQSPALAAGDWDRAQQQLHTRE